In one Balaenoptera acutorostrata chromosome 5, mBalAcu1.1, whole genome shotgun sequence genomic region, the following are encoded:
- the LOC130708249 gene encoding LOW QUALITY PROTEIN: UTP--glucose-1-phosphate uridylyltransferase-like (The sequence of the model RefSeq protein was modified relative to this genomic sequence to represent the inferred CDS: deleted 1 base in 1 codon), with product DTENMDEDTKKILQKYNHCHMKIYTFNQSRYLRINKESLLPKAKNVSFSGENTEAWYPPSHGDIYASFYNSGFLDTFIGEGKEYIFVSNIDNLGAKVDLYILNHLTKPPNGKPCEFVMEVTNKTRADVKGGTLTQYEGKLRLVEIAQVPKAHVNEFKSVSKFKICNTNNLWISLAAVKRLQEQNAIDMEIIVNPKTLDGGLNVIQLETAVEVAIKSFENSLGINVPRSRFLPVKTTSDLLLVMSNLYGLNAGSLTMSEKWEFPTVPLVKLGSPFMKVQDYLRRFESIPDMLELDHLTVSGDVTFGKNVSLKGTVIIIANHGDRIDIPPGAVLENKIVSGNLRILDQ from the exons gatacagaaaacatggatgaagataca aaaaaaatactacagaagTATAATCACTGTCATATGAAAATCTACACTTTTAATCAAAGCAGGTACCTGAGGATTAATAAAGAATCTTTACTACCTAAAGCAAAGAATGTATCGTTCTCAGGGGAAAATACAGAAGCCTGGTACCCTCCGAGTCATGGAGATATTTACGCCAGTTTCTACAACTCTGGTTTCCTCGATACCTTTATAGGAGAAGGCAAAGAGTATATTTTTGTGTCCAACATAGATAATCTGGGTGCCAAAGTGGATCTTTATATTCTTAATCATCTAACGAAACCACCCAATGGAAAACCTTGTGAATTTGTCATGGAAGTCACAAATAAAACACGTGCAGATGTAAAGGGTGGGACACTCACTCAGTATGAAGGCAAATTGAGACTGGTGGAAATTGCTCAAGTGCCAAAAGCACATGTTAATGAGTTCAAATCtgtatcaaaattcaaaatatgtaatACAAACAACCTATGGATCTCTCTGGCAGCAGTTAAAAGACTGCAGGAGCAGAATGCTATTGACATGGAAATCATTGTAAATCCAAAGACTTTGGATGGAGGCCTGAATGTCATTCAGTTGGAAACTGCAGTAGAGGTTGCCATTAAAAGTTTTGAGAACTCTCTAGGTATTAATGTTCCTAGGAGCCGTTTTCTGCCTGTCAAAACCACATCAGATCTCTTGCTTGTGATGTCAAACCTTTATGGCCTTAATGCAGGATCTCTGACAATGAGTGAAAAGTGGGAATTTCCTACAGTGCCCTTGGTTAAATTAGGCAGTCCTTTTATGAAGGTTCAGGATTATCTAAGGAGATTTGAAAGTATACCAGATATGCTTGAATTGGATCACCTCACAGTTTCAGGAGATGTAACATTTGGCAAGAATGTTTCATTAAAGGGAACGGTTATCATTATCGCAAATCATGGTGACCGAATTGATATCCCACCTGGAGCAGTATTAGAGAACAAGATTGTATCTGGGAACCTTCGTATCTTGGAccaatga